In Dyadobacter subterraneus, a single genomic region encodes these proteins:
- a CDS encoding 2,3,4,5-tetrahydropyridine-2,6-dicarboxylate N-succinyltransferase gives MSLSTQIENIWSDRELLKDPENVELIKSIIEEVDKGRLRVAEPQEDGTWVVNESLKKAIILYFPIQKMEVLETGIFEYHDKMKLKTGYEALGVRVVPPAVARYGSYISKGVILMPSYVNIGAYIDEGTMVDTWATVGSCAQIGKNVHLSGGVGIGGVLEPVQAAPVIIEDGAFIGSRCIVVEGAHIGKRAVLGAGVTITGSSKIIDVTGPEPVEYKGFVPADSVVIPGTLPKEFPAGTYHVPCALIIGKRKPSTDLKTSLNDALRENNVTV, from the coding sequence GAGCCTTAGTACTCAAATCGAAAACATCTGGTCTGACCGGGAATTATTGAAGGATCCGGAAAATGTAGAATTAATCAAAAGCATAATTGAGGAAGTCGATAAAGGTCGTCTTCGTGTGGCAGAACCACAGGAAGATGGTACTTGGGTTGTAAATGAATCACTAAAAAAAGCGATCATTCTTTATTTCCCTATTCAAAAAATGGAAGTACTTGAAACCGGGATTTTTGAGTATCATGATAAAATGAAACTTAAAACAGGGTACGAAGCACTGGGTGTTCGGGTGGTTCCTCCGGCCGTTGCACGTTACGGTTCTTATATTTCCAAGGGAGTTATTTTGATGCCTTCATACGTTAATATTGGCGCCTACATAGATGAAGGAACTATGGTTGATACCTGGGCAACTGTGGGTAGCTGCGCACAGATAGGTAAGAATGTTCACCTTAGTGGTGGCGTTGGAATTGGTGGTGTTTTGGAGCCCGTTCAGGCCGCTCCGGTTATCATTGAGGATGGTGCATTTATTGGCTCCCGCTGCATCGTTGTGGAAGGGGCACATATCGGTAAAAGAGCTGTTTTAGGCGCTGGTGTAACGATCACAGGAAGCTCAAAAATTATTGATGTTACAGGACCAGAGCCGGTAGAATATAAAGGATTTGTTCCTGCCGATTCAGTTGTGATCCCTGGTACCTTACCTAAGGAATTTCCTGCTGGTACGTACCATGTTCCTTGCGCATTGATCATTGGAAAACGTAAGCCAAGTACAGATTTAAAGACTTCTCTTAATGATGCGTTGAGAGAAAATAACGTTACAGTTTAA